One genomic window of Sphingobacterium oryzagri includes the following:
- a CDS encoding NAD(P)/FAD-dependent oxidoreductase, with the protein MADSKKQIVVVGGGFAGINFIKSLGNNPNYQVTLVDINNYNFFPPLIYQVATAFIDSSNISMPFRKMFKKHRNFAFHLGKLLNIDSATNTVVTDTGLLRYDYLVLAVGTETNYFGMENVKKNAFPMKNITDALAIRNKILLNLEDYIQRKDESNREAYLNIVVAGGGPSGVEISGMIAELSERIVKKEYPELVGLTPRIHLVDAAPVLLGPMSQVAQQEAKSVLEKLGVEITLNVAVKDYQNDVVALSDGKEIPTKTLIWTSGVIARELPGIPTEKFGRGRRVLVDEFNAVQGYDNIFAIGDICLQTTDAKFPNGHPQLAQVAMQQGTLLAKNIVAKNSNSALKPFAYWDKGSMAVIARYKAVADLPNFSFKGWFAWLTWLLIHLVPIASFRNKWKLLGNWIWSFYSANSGLRLIIRSERKRDAKEVRTNIEG; encoded by the coding sequence ATGGCAGACAGTAAAAAACAGATTGTTGTTGTAGGAGGTGGATTTGCTGGTATTAACTTCATCAAATCGTTAGGCAATAACCCCAACTACCAAGTCACGCTCGTCGACATCAACAATTATAATTTCTTCCCTCCCCTTATTTATCAGGTCGCTACCGCTTTTATTGATTCGTCAAATATCAGTATGCCTTTTCGGAAGATGTTTAAAAAACATCGCAATTTTGCATTCCATTTAGGCAAACTATTAAATATCGATAGCGCTACGAATACAGTAGTAACCGATACGGGACTGCTGCGCTACGACTATCTTGTGCTGGCTGTGGGTACGGAAACCAACTATTTTGGCATGGAAAACGTGAAGAAAAATGCTTTTCCGATGAAAAATATTACCGATGCCTTAGCTATTCGCAACAAGATCCTACTGAATTTAGAAGATTACATACAGCGCAAGGACGAATCAAACCGCGAAGCTTATCTCAATATCGTAGTAGCCGGTGGAGGTCCTTCTGGTGTGGAGATTTCGGGTATGATTGCCGAACTGAGCGAGCGTATTGTGAAAAAGGAATATCCGGAATTGGTCGGTTTAACACCGAGAATTCATTTGGTAGATGCCGCACCAGTACTTTTAGGCCCAATGAGCCAAGTAGCTCAACAAGAAGCTAAATCCGTATTAGAAAAACTTGGTGTAGAGATTACGCTTAATGTGGCGGTAAAAGATTACCAAAATGATGTGGTAGCATTGAGCGATGGTAAAGAAATCCCGACTAAAACGTTGATCTGGACATCTGGTGTTATCGCACGCGAACTGCCGGGTATTCCTACGGAAAAATTTGGCCGCGGTCGTCGTGTATTGGTGGATGAGTTTAATGCCGTACAGGGATATGATAATATTTTTGCCATTGGTGATATCTGTTTGCAGACTACCGATGCGAAATTTCCAAACGGACATCCGCAATTAGCGCAGGTCGCGATGCAACAAGGTACGCTTTTGGCTAAAAACATTGTTGCTAAAAATAGCAATAGCGCCTTGAAGCCGTTTGCTTACTGGGATAAAGGAAGCATGGCCGTTATCGCGCGTTACAAGGCTGTTGCTGATTTACCGAATTTCTCTTTCAAAGGTTGGTTTGCCTGGTTAACCTGGTTGTTGATCCACCTGGTGCCTATTGCCAGCTTCCGTAACAAATGGAAACTTTTAGGCAACTGGATATGGTCGTTTTATTCGGCAAACTCGGGTTTGCGCCTTATCATCCGCAGCGAAAGGAAGCGCGATGCCAAGGAGGTGCGCACAAATATCGAAGGATAA
- the hisD gene encoding histidinol dehydrogenase, with product MLKHYQLNALSDADINQLISRNTDATHAIQDAVLQIIDEVRQDGDASLKSFAAKFDKVALEKLYLDKEEIEELAMTITRDQQRALEIAFQNIHKFHSTQLRRERTVETMPGVKCWREVRPIEKVGLYIPGGSAVLPSTLLMLGVPARIAGCKEIVVCSPPQQSGKINGFVAYCLQLLKIERIYLAGGAQAIAAMAFGTASVPKVDKIFGPGNQFVTKAKSVIQGMTNVSIDMPAGPSEVLVIADETANPAFVAADLLAQAEHGPDSQAVLVATSATIIEAVNGKLEEQLAILPRAEIAKMAIANSYAIQVADLQEAMRFSNSYAPEHLILETDQWENLTRHISNAGSVFLGHLTPESAGDYASGTNHTLPTSGYARSYSGVSVDSFVKKITFQHISAEGLQQIGSTVEILAELEGLHAHKNAVTIRK from the coding sequence ATGCTCAAGCACTATCAGCTAAACGCGCTAAGCGATGCCGATATCAACCAATTGATATCCCGTAATACGGATGCGACGCATGCTATCCAAGACGCTGTTTTACAAATCATCGATGAAGTACGCCAGGATGGCGATGCTTCGTTAAAAAGTTTCGCAGCAAAATTTGACAAAGTCGCCTTAGAAAAGCTCTACCTGGACAAAGAGGAAATCGAAGAGTTGGCCATGACGATCACCCGCGATCAACAGCGGGCCCTGGAAATAGCCTTTCAAAATATACACAAATTTCACAGCACGCAGCTGCGCCGTGAGCGCACGGTAGAAACCATGCCCGGCGTAAAATGCTGGCGTGAAGTGCGCCCGATCGAAAAAGTAGGCTTATACATTCCGGGCGGCTCGGCTGTGTTACCCAGTACATTGCTTATGCTCGGCGTGCCGGCGCGTATCGCCGGTTGCAAAGAAATCGTAGTTTGTTCGCCGCCACAACAAAGCGGTAAGATCAACGGTTTTGTGGCTTACTGCTTGCAACTTTTAAAAATAGAGCGCATTTACCTGGCGGGTGGCGCGCAAGCGATTGCAGCAATGGCCTTCGGCACAGCAAGTGTACCGAAAGTTGATAAGATTTTTGGACCAGGCAATCAGTTTGTTACAAAAGCGAAAAGCGTGATACAAGGGATGACGAACGTTAGCATTGATATGCCCGCTGGCCCATCTGAAGTACTCGTTATTGCTGATGAAACAGCGAATCCAGCATTTGTAGCGGCAGATTTATTGGCACAAGCCGAACACGGGCCGGATAGCCAAGCCGTGCTTGTCGCTACATCAGCTACGATTATTGAGGCCGTAAACGGCAAGCTTGAAGAGCAGCTTGCAATTTTGCCACGCGCGGAGATTGCAAAAATGGCGATTGCAAATTCTTACGCTATCCAAGTGGCAGACCTGCAAGAAGCTATGCGTTTCTCTAATAGTTACGCGCCCGAGCACCTTATTTTAGAAACCGATCAGTGGGAAAACCTCACACGGCATATCAGCAATGCTGGCTCCGTGTTTTTAGGTCATCTCACACCGGAAAGTGCAGGCGATTACGCATCAGGTACAAACCATACACTCCCGACATCGGGCTACGCACGTTCTTATTCTGGCGTATCGGTTGATTCTTTTGTTAAGAAAATTACCTTCCAGCATATCAGTGCCGAAGGGTTACAACAAATCGGTTCTACGGTAGAGATTCTGGCCGAACTGGAAGGATTGCACGCGCATAAAAATGCGGTGACCATCCGAAAATAA
- the hisG gene encoding ATP phosphoribosyltransferase, whose translation MKNLKIAIQKSGRLNEKSVQLLKNCGLDFENYKSSLITTVNNFNLEILFLRDDDIPGYVAQGIADLGIVGENVIDETEAKVTYLQRLGFGRCTLKIAIPRDSDVQDLKDLNGKSIATSYPVILQQFLNEYHIQADIREISGSVEIAPGLGLSDAICDIVSTGGTLKSNGLKPFADVRTSEAILIGRDGLEENPILGELLQRVQSVLRAKETKYVVLNVEKINLPQITELLHGVKSPTVVPLAEEGWVAVHTVITEDDFWDKINTLKAAGAQGIVVMPIEKIIL comes from the coding sequence TTGAAAAATCTTAAAATAGCTATCCAGAAATCGGGTAGATTAAATGAAAAATCAGTACAGCTTTTAAAAAATTGCGGACTGGATTTTGAAAACTATAAAAGCTCGCTCATCACTACGGTCAATAACTTCAACCTGGAAATCCTCTTCCTTCGCGACGACGACATTCCGGGTTATGTTGCGCAGGGTATTGCCGATTTGGGTATCGTCGGCGAAAACGTGATCGACGAAACAGAAGCCAAAGTGACCTATTTACAACGTCTAGGATTCGGTCGCTGCACGTTAAAAATCGCCATCCCGCGCGACTCCGATGTACAAGACCTTAAAGACCTCAACGGCAAATCTATCGCCACCTCCTATCCTGTTATTCTACAACAATTTCTTAACGAGTACCACATACAAGCCGATATTCGCGAAATTTCCGGATCGGTAGAAATCGCGCCAGGACTTGGTTTGAGTGATGCGATTTGCGATATCGTTTCGACCGGCGGCACCTTAAAAAGCAACGGATTAAAACCTTTCGCCGACGTACGCACATCTGAGGCTATTTTGATTGGTCGTGATGGCCTGGAAGAAAACCCTATCCTTGGCGAACTGTTGCAGCGCGTGCAGTCGGTGCTTCGTGCAAAAGAAACTAAATATGTCGTCCTGAATGTCGAAAAAATTAATCTGCCGCAGATTACAGAATTACTGCACGGCGTGAAAAGTCCGACGGTCGTTCCACTCGCGGAAGAAGGCTGGGTAGCGGTGCATACGGTCATCACCGAAGACGATTTCTGGGATAAAATCAATACATTGAAGGCGGCTGGCGCACAAGGAATTGTGGTGATGCCGATCGAAAAAATTATTTTATAA
- a CDS encoding GNAT family N-acetyltransferase has translation MDFQALENDSILLQPLQTVDYDRLFQAASDPAIWAQHPDSHRYQPAGFAVYFGKLMETDCPFLIIDKTYQSVIGATSYYQYDASKSQVAIGFTFLAKSYWGGTVNRLVKSLLIDYAFQYVDNIVFHVREKNFRSQAALAKLGAVKIDEYPAPADPSTIQYEYAISKANWQQG, from the coding sequence ATGGATTTTCAGGCATTAGAAAACGATAGCATCCTGCTGCAACCTTTACAAACAGTAGACTATGACCGTTTGTTTCAAGCAGCGTCTGATCCGGCTATTTGGGCGCAACATCCGGATAGCCATCGTTATCAGCCCGCAGGCTTTGCGGTTTATTTCGGTAAATTGATGGAAACAGACTGTCCGTTTTTAATTATCGACAAAACCTACCAATCGGTTATTGGCGCTACCTCCTATTATCAATACGATGCGAGCAAAAGTCAGGTCGCCATAGGCTTCACCTTTCTGGCAAAAAGTTATTGGGGAGGCACGGTAAACCGACTAGTCAAATCCTTGCTCATAGACTATGCCTTTCAGTATGTTGATAACATCGTGTTCCATGTGCGCGAAAAGAATTTCCGTTCGCAGGCTGCTTTGGCCAAGTTGGGCGCCGTCAAGATCGATGAATACCCAGCTCCCGCCGATCCCAGCACCATACAATACGAGTATGCTATTAGCAAAGCAAACTGGCAACAAGGCTAG
- a CDS encoding prephenate dehydrogenase yields MNIAIVGVGLIGGSIGIRLKETNFCDKIIGVEKNESNQRKALELGLVDEILPLEEALKRCKIIVLTVPVDAILKLLPNILDQVTDQVVIDMGSTKTNILALIAEHPHRGRYVAAHPMAGTEYSGPEAAIPHLFKDKVMVYVEAFKSDEDAFELADALTDQLAMKTSFMNADEHDMHTAYVSHISHLTSFALALTVLEKEKSQGRIFELAGSGFQSTVRLAKSSPDMWTPIFKQNRSNVLEVLEEHINQLKDLYDKLESEDYDGLHKLIKRSNKIKRIIK; encoded by the coding sequence ATGAACATAGCAATCGTCGGTGTGGGTTTGATTGGCGGATCTATCGGGATCCGTTTAAAGGAAACAAACTTTTGCGACAAAATCATTGGCGTAGAAAAAAATGAATCCAACCAACGAAAAGCGCTGGAACTGGGTTTGGTAGATGAAATACTTCCGTTGGAAGAAGCGCTTAAACGCTGCAAGATTATTGTATTGACCGTACCTGTGGATGCCATATTGAAGTTATTACCGAATATATTGGATCAGGTGACTGATCAGGTAGTGATTGATATGGGATCAACGAAAACAAATATTCTGGCGCTTATTGCGGAGCATCCGCATCGCGGTCGTTACGTCGCGGCACACCCGATGGCCGGTACCGAATATTCTGGTCCTGAAGCAGCTATCCCGCATCTTTTCAAAGACAAAGTCATGGTATACGTCGAAGCGTTCAAATCCGATGAAGATGCTTTCGAACTGGCCGATGCGCTCACGGATCAACTGGCGATGAAGACCTCGTTTATGAACGCTGATGAGCACGATATGCATACCGCCTATGTTTCGCACATCTCGCATTTAACGTCGTTTGCTTTGGCTTTGACCGTGCTCGAAAAAGAAAAGTCGCAAGGCCGTATCTTTGAGCTTGCGGGTTCTGGTTTCCAATCAACCGTACGTTTGGCCAAATCGTCTCCCGATATGTGGACACCAATCTTCAAACAAAATCGCAGCAACGTGCTCGAGGTATTGGAAGAGCATATCAATCAGCTCAAAGACCTCTATGATAAACTGGAGAGCGAGGATTATGACGGGCTGCACAAACTTATCAAGCGCTCAAATAAGATAAAACGTATTATTAAATAA
- a CDS encoding pyridoxal phosphate-dependent aminotransferase, with protein sequence MQMEVARRLQHTEEYYFSKKLREIDEMNKAGAQVINLGIGSPDLPPHPDVIQTLSSEASKGNTHGYQNYKGAPALREAMADWYARYYDVTLDAQTEILPLIGSKEGIVHICMTYLQEGDQVLIPNPGYPAYRSAVNVSGATAIPYELKADRNWQPDFEALEKLDLSAVKLMWINYPHMPTGALATTELFEQIIAFGKKHKILICHDNPYSFILNEHPQSIMAVNGAKDIAIELNSLSKSSNMAGWRIGMLVADQARINEILRFKSNMDSGMFLPMQLAAATALRLDASWYSELNEAYARRREKVYYIMDLLDCSYDKKQVGLFVWGKVPSSQDSGYALSDNVLYNANVFITPGGIFGSAGDNYIRISLCANEDVLDRAIARILEAQEKER encoded by the coding sequence ATGCAGATGGAAGTTGCCCGCAGGCTACAACATACCGAGGAATATTATTTTTCGAAGAAACTGAGAGAGATAGACGAGATGAACAAAGCTGGCGCCCAAGTGATCAACCTGGGTATAGGCAGTCCTGATCTACCTCCGCATCCGGATGTGATTCAGACTTTAAGTTCCGAAGCCAGTAAAGGAAATACACACGGTTATCAAAATTACAAAGGTGCTCCTGCCCTGCGTGAAGCGATGGCCGATTGGTATGCGCGCTATTACGACGTGACGCTCGATGCGCAAACGGAAATATTGCCGCTAATCGGATCGAAAGAAGGGATCGTGCATATCTGCATGACCTATTTGCAAGAAGGCGATCAGGTATTGATCCCGAACCCAGGCTATCCGGCATATCGTAGCGCAGTAAACGTCAGCGGCGCGACGGCTATTCCGTACGAGTTGAAAGCAGATCGCAACTGGCAGCCGGATTTCGAAGCGTTGGAAAAGCTCGATCTATCCGCTGTGAAGCTCATGTGGATCAACTATCCGCATATGCCGACCGGAGCATTAGCCACTACAGAATTGTTTGAACAGATCATTGCCTTTGGAAAGAAACACAAGATTTTGATCTGCCATGATAATCCATATAGCTTTATCTTAAACGAACATCCGCAAAGCATTATGGCTGTAAATGGCGCCAAAGATATCGCGATCGAGCTTAACTCGCTCAGCAAATCATCCAATATGGCCGGTTGGCGTATCGGGATGCTCGTTGCTGATCAAGCCCGTATTAACGAGATTTTGCGTTTTAAAAGCAACATGGATTCGGGGATGTTTTTACCGATGCAACTAGCCGCGGCCACGGCGCTACGCCTTGACGCGAGCTGGTATAGTGAGCTAAATGAGGCGTATGCTCGCAGACGAGAGAAAGTATACTACATTATGGATTTGCTGGATTGTAGCTACGATAAAAAGCAAGTCGGCTTGTTTGTTTGGGGTAAAGTGCCCTCTTCGCAAGACAGCGGTTACGCGCTAAGTGACAATGTATTATATAACGCTAACGTCTTTATTACGCCTGGTGGTATCTTTGGTTCCGCGGGTGATAACTACATTCGTATCAGTTTATGTGCGAATGAAGACGTTTTAGATCGCGCTATTGCTCGCATCCTGGAAGCACAAGAGAAAGAGCGGTAA
- a CDS encoding ABC transporter ATP-binding protein: MKTYFRLLSFAKPIEKYAIPYIICTIITVIFGTLNLALLAPLLQVLFKGAGDGDLEPAALTAKPEGLNIGDWFTYYADKLYYDIGPFEALKYVCIVIVLSVFISNLFRYFSQRIMENLRIHTLLNLRKSVFNNVMDLHLGYFTNSRKGDIISKIASDVQVVQFSVTSTLQVAFKEPLQLIAYIVVLFALSTKLTLFSLAVIPVSAFFISRIVKKLRQQAREGQKSYANMISYLDEALSGIKIIKAFNGDTFVKNRFNGESEYYSKIMRRMVRRQQMGSPVSELLGVLMVAVILLYGGGLVLDGQGDLKASEFITYIAIFSQVMRPAKALTDAFSNIHNGIAAGERVLELIDERSSVTDKPDAVALTTFDQAITFTDVDFAYEEKQILNQINLTIPKGKTVALVGPSGGGKSTLVDLIPRFMDVKAGAITFDGVDLRDVKQESLRALIGTVNQESILFNDTIFNNIAFAKLDATAEEVERAAKIANAHEFITKTEFGYETNIGDRGAKLSGGQRQRICIARAVLRNPPIMLLDEATSALDTESEKLVQDSLYKLMENRTTVVIAHRLSTIQNADKIVVVEAGRVVEEGTHQQLIAHQGLYKRLIDMQQFID; encoded by the coding sequence ATGAAGACATACTTTAGACTGTTATCGTTCGCGAAGCCTATTGAAAAATATGCCATACCGTATATCATCTGTACAATCATCACGGTTATATTTGGCACGCTCAACCTAGCCTTATTAGCGCCCCTTCTACAGGTTTTATTCAAAGGAGCGGGCGATGGCGATCTAGAACCGGCAGCGTTGACAGCAAAGCCGGAAGGTTTAAACATCGGTGATTGGTTTACGTATTACGCCGATAAACTTTATTATGACATCGGGCCGTTTGAAGCATTGAAATATGTTTGTATCGTGATTGTCTTGTCGGTTTTTATCAGTAACCTGTTTCGCTATTTTTCGCAGCGTATTATGGAAAACTTACGGATACATACGCTGCTCAACTTGCGCAAATCGGTGTTTAATAATGTGATGGACTTACATCTTGGTTATTTCACCAACAGCCGTAAAGGGGATATCATCTCGAAGATTGCTTCAGACGTGCAGGTCGTTCAGTTCTCGGTAACGTCTACTTTGCAAGTCGCATTTAAAGAACCCTTGCAGCTTATTGCCTACATCGTGGTGTTATTTGCGTTGTCTACCAAACTTACCTTGTTTTCTTTGGCCGTTATTCCTGTTTCGGCTTTTTTTATATCCCGTATTGTTAAAAAATTGCGTCAACAAGCGCGCGAAGGGCAAAAAAGCTACGCCAATATGATTTCTTATCTCGACGAGGCCCTGTCGGGTATTAAGATCATCAAAGCATTTAACGGAGACACCTTTGTAAAAAATCGTTTCAATGGCGAGAGCGAGTATTATTCTAAGATCATGCGGCGCATGGTGCGTAGACAGCAGATGGGTTCGCCAGTTTCCGAACTACTAGGTGTTTTGATGGTGGCGGTGATCTTGTTGTATGGCGGTGGTCTGGTGCTTGATGGACAAGGCGATCTAAAAGCATCTGAATTTATAACCTACATCGCTATATTTTCGCAAGTTATGCGACCGGCAAAAGCATTAACCGATGCCTTTTCTAATATTCATAATGGTATTGCGGCGGGTGAGCGCGTGTTGGAGCTTATTGATGAACGCAGCTCGGTTACGGATAAGCCGGATGCCGTAGCGCTAACTACCTTTGATCAGGCTATTACCTTTACGGATGTTGATTTTGCATATGAAGAGAAGCAGATTTTAAACCAGATCAACCTGACCATTCCAAAAGGTAAAACGGTTGCCTTGGTAGGGCCTTCTGGCGGTGGTAAATCCACGTTAGTAGACCTTATTCCGCGGTTTATGGATGTCAAAGCGGGCGCCATAACCTTTGATGGCGTAGATTTACGAGATGTAAAACAAGAGTCGCTGCGCGCATTGATCGGTACGGTAAATCAGGAATCCATCTTGTTTAACGATACTATTTTTAACAACATTGCCTTTGCTAAGCTTGATGCTACGGCCGAGGAAGTGGAACGGGCAGCTAAAATAGCAAATGCACATGAGTTTATCACGAAAACAGAATTTGGCTACGAAACCAATATTGGTGATCGTGGAGCGAAGCTTTCAGGTGGCCAGCGGCAGCGGATCTGCATAGCCCGTGCTGTGCTGCGCAATCCGCCTATTATGCTGCTCGATGAGGCTACCTCTGCGCTCGATACCGAGTCGGAAAAACTGGTGCAAGATTCACTGTATAAATTGATGGAAAACAGAACCACTGTCGTGATCGCTCACCGCTTGAGTACCATCCAAAATGCAGACAAGATTGTGGTGGTCGAAGCTGGTCGTGTGGTAGAAGAGGGAACACACCAACAATTGATCGCACATCAGGGATTATATAAACGACTGATAGACATGCAACAATTTATTGATTAA
- a CDS encoding radical SAM protein, translating into MNATQKLDFLIQDENLDADLKRIAQRVFQGERISFADGVLLYERGELGYLGVLANYIREQRHGDYTYFNRNFHIEPTNVCVYDCKFCAYSRLIKQRDEGWEMDVDGMMDIVRKYDQEPVTEVHITGGVVPKQNLDFYAEFFKRCKAHRPDLHIKGLTPVEYYYIFKKAKLSHYEGLKFLQACGLDSMPGGGAEIFHADVREKIAGDKCTAEQWLDIHEQAHSLGMRTNATMLYGHIEEFWHRVDHMERLRELQDKTGGFQTFIPLKFRNQGHQMSDIPEVSVIEDLRNYAIARIYMDNFDHIKAYWAMISRDTAQLSLAFGVDDIDGTLDDTTKIYSMAGAEEQNPGMSTQQVVELIQHVGRHPIERDTLYHVVTDYKDFVFDTNEKKPNYYSLPVVE; encoded by the coding sequence ATGAATGCAACACAGAAACTTGATTTTTTGATTCAAGATGAGAATTTAGATGCAGATTTAAAACGTATTGCACAGCGTGTGTTTCAGGGTGAACGCATTAGCTTTGCGGACGGCGTTTTGCTCTACGAGCGAGGGGAGTTGGGTTATCTGGGTGTTCTGGCAAATTATATTCGCGAGCAGCGGCATGGCGATTATACCTACTTTAATCGTAATTTCCATATAGAGCCCACCAACGTGTGTGTGTACGATTGTAAATTTTGTGCATACTCCAGGCTGATCAAGCAGCGCGATGAAGGTTGGGAAATGGATGTGGATGGCATGATGGATATCGTGCGTAAATACGATCAGGAACCGGTTACCGAAGTGCACATCACCGGAGGCGTTGTACCTAAGCAAAACCTGGATTTTTATGCAGAGTTTTTTAAGCGCTGTAAAGCGCACCGTCCGGATTTACATATCAAGGGACTCACGCCCGTTGAGTACTATTATATCTTTAAGAAAGCCAAACTAAGTCATTACGAAGGTTTGAAATTTCTGCAGGCATGCGGATTGGATTCTATGCCGGGTGGCGGTGCGGAGATCTTTCATGCGGATGTACGCGAAAAGATCGCGGGTGATAAGTGTACGGCCGAGCAATGGCTCGATATACACGAGCAGGCACACAGCCTTGGCATGCGCACCAATGCGACGATGCTCTACGGACATATCGAAGAGTTTTGGCATCGCGTAGACCATATGGAGCGCTTGCGTGAATTGCAAGATAAAACCGGTGGTTTCCAAACCTTTATTCCGCTAAAGTTTCGCAACCAAGGGCACCAGATGTCGGATATTCCAGAAGTTTCCGTCATTGAAGATTTGCGTAATTATGCAATAGCCCGCATTTATATGGATAATTTCGACCATATTAAAGCCTATTGGGCCATGATATCACGCGATACGGCGCAACTTTCGTTGGCGTTTGGCGTAGACGATATCGATGGTACGCTGGACGATACCACCAAAATCTATTCGATGGCCGGCGCGGAAGAGCAAAACCCGGGAATGAGCACCCAACAAGTGGTCGAGCTTATCCAGCATGTAGGCAGACACCCGATAGAGCGCGATACGTTGTATCATGTGGTGACCGATTACAAAGATTTTGTTTTCGACACGAACGAGAAAAAGCCAAACTATTATTCTTTACCTGTCGTAGAATAA
- a CDS encoding histidine phosphatase family protein: MKKTFYFIRHGQTDLNLRGIVQGRGVNSPLNETGFKQAAAFYQAFKDVPFDKVYTSTLLRTKQTVQQFIDAGIPTEELEGLDEISWGIYEGKEQDEDILSGFEKVVSSWRTGSLDLSIEEGESPNVLVKRQKEAIAHMLTRTDELTVLVCMHGRALRIMLCHLTDLDVCMMDDFPHTNTALYILEYDGNSFSIVDHYNVKHLENL; encoded by the coding sequence TTGAAAAAGACTTTTTACTTTATCCGACACGGACAAACCGACTTAAATTTGCGTGGCATCGTGCAGGGCAGAGGCGTAAACTCGCCACTTAACGAAACGGGTTTTAAGCAAGCAGCAGCATTTTACCAGGCATTTAAGGATGTGCCTTTTGATAAGGTATATACATCGACCTTGCTGCGCACAAAGCAAACGGTGCAGCAGTTTATTGATGCTGGAATCCCGACCGAAGAATTGGAAGGCCTTGATGAGATTTCCTGGGGCATCTACGAGGGAAAAGAGCAGGATGAAGATATCCTGTCTGGTTTTGAAAAGGTCGTTTCGTCTTGGCGCACGGGTTCGCTAGACTTAAGTATAGAAGAAGGAGAATCGCCCAATGTGCTGGTAAAACGGCAGAAAGAGGCGATAGCACATATGTTAACGCGTACCGATGAACTTACCGTATTGGTGTGTATGCATGGTCGTGCTTTACGCATTATGTTGTGCCATCTGACGGATCTCGACGTGTGTATGATGGATGATTTTCCACATACTAACACGGCACTTTATATATTGGAGTATGATGGTAACAGCTTTTCCATTGTTGACCATTACAATGTAAAACATTTAGAAAATTTGTAA
- a CDS encoding menaquinone biosynthetic enzyme MqnA/MqnD family protein: MKKISVSAVSYTNTLPFLQGIRSSNVLSKIDLSVDYPSECARKVIADEVDMGIIPVAALTKLPEYYIIGDYCIGSNGAVDSVFIFSAKPIEEIRTLRLDPQSRTSNGLAQILLKHHWHRDITVCTEGDADAYVLIGDRTFGKKDTMPYVYDLGFYWKEMTGLPFAFAVWVSNKKLPESFEQEFNAALASGVAHPEDVIPGLPEYAGFDYQKYLTQNLDFHLTADKRKAIEKYLAYYRAL; encoded by the coding sequence ATGAAGAAAATAAGCGTTTCCGCTGTTTCTTATACCAATACATTACCATTTTTACAAGGAATAAGAAGCTCGAACGTGCTATCGAAGATTGATCTTTCGGTAGATTATCCCAGTGAGTGTGCACGAAAAGTTATTGCAGATGAGGTGGATATGGGGATTATTCCGGTAGCTGCCTTGACAAAACTGCCTGAATATTATATCATTGGAGATTACTGCATTGGTAGTAATGGCGCCGTAGATTCGGTTTTTATCTTTTCAGCAAAGCCGATTGAAGAGATACGCACGCTGCGGCTCGATCCGCAGTCGCGCACGTCTAATGGTTTAGCGCAGATCTTATTGAAACATCACTGGCATCGCGATATTACGGTATGTACGGAGGGGGATGCAGATGCCTATGTGTTGATTGGCGATCGCACCTTTGGTAAAAAAGATACCATGCCCTATGTTTACGATTTAGGGTTTTATTGGAAAGAGATGACTGGTTTGCCTTTTGCCTTCGCGGTGTGGGTATCCAATAAGAAACTGCCGGAAAGCTTTGAGCAAGAATTTAATGCCGCGCTGGCCAGTGGTGTTGCTCACCCGGAAGATGTTATTCCCGGATTACCGGAATACGCAGGCTTTGATTATCAAAAATACCTAACGCAAAATCTCGATTTTCATTTAACGGCCGATAAGCGAAAGGCTATCGAGAAATATTTGGCATACTATCGCGCTTTGTAG